In Pelecanus crispus isolate bPelCri1 chromosome Z, bPelCri1.pri, whole genome shotgun sequence, the following are encoded in one genomic region:
- the TOPORS gene encoding LOW QUALITY PROTEIN: E3 ubiquitin-protein ligase Topors (The sequence of the model RefSeq protein was modified relative to this genomic sequence to represent the inferred CDS: deleted 2 bases in 2 codons), with protein MSPPGTEVTPESGARVPLPAGSAAPGAAPLVAGGNRSRGNAASAPPMAEPLRRLAEGARRRRRPPGEERREAPGAGRCRARHRLKAAAAPAHTGSEGPATNMTSADKEFSEGSNFSPKASTSKLPTDASPDSKCPICLDRFDNVAYLDRCLHRFCFRCVQEWSKNKAECPLCKQPFFSIFHTIRAEDDFKEYILSPSENSSFASPDGRRFRYRTTLTGERRTGSSPSRRTLSPPDNGILFEGLSSEPVRQRDGEIQQMIRRLASRRQASAEGRSLRQIQEEDMINFRRALYRTGVRIRSIQDGGRYRDISAEFFRCNPACLHRLVPWLKRELTVLFGAHGSLVNIVQHIIMSNVTRYDLESQAFADDLKPFLLNRTEHFLHEFISFARCPFNLEAYDQHANYDCPAPSYDEGSHSDSSIITISPDMAYSQGPDNSLSVTGLGQAPWDDETPGPSYSISEEVHATIASPLETSESSDEDSAAKSRRTKLQTQLQANADSNDSESSSDNCVIVGYVKPLAERTPEVVELSSDSEESVREEKREDVKKQQPIQCHSWSDSEPSRSFSPRSPAYKEDVGSCRSCLSPAVEKTESKDDEKNKCKVKYLSPQNLSWSPSPGSDTVCSPWNHRLSRKGKSRSPQSYSRSSQGSHGHRSRKEHRSKSHLKRRRSRSRDSSKHRSKRSSRRSRAYDTRVSLKSQRGSLSHESTPSREVSRSRSRSKGHSKRRSRSRDSDRYYVRDHYQSRYQWGYALCSRKVFGDGYESSSRRRTQSNALYPRQPASPECRIRSFIERTDLHSQRGVHERHYYCYERCRSRSRSSNRSRTPSGGTDRMKSEKPGGKRKYKTRHLENAFMESTSLERQNDPKKTFSKFSDCYKNEDSLSDNRASSETKRKKKKKKTRSPSVEIVYEGKATDTSRHLKKKKKKHKKKHRKHHMSNLAYSSPVVITIDSDSSKEPESTECDSSVTWTGTTQINERENESPSSFLGRTGCEDVYRVGEETRGAAKKYSILTRRGDLDGDIRNTDVKLRETAVDQSLTTGNTSSNTPHTETLTSYIQEAPAAPSRQLPSPRISFLECPERQPLILRLPKRLVNRSSWFDFPEEKM; from the exons ATGTCGCCGCCGGGGACGGAAGTGACGCCAGAGAGCGGCGCCCGCGTTCCTCTCCCGGCAGGCAGCGCGGCG CCTGGCGCTGCCCCGCTGGTGGCGGGGGGCAACCGTTCCCGTGGCAACGCCGCTTCCGCC CCGCCGATGGCAGAACCGTTGCGGCGCCTGGCCGagggcgcccgccgccgccgccgcccgccgggggAGGAGCGGCGGGAGGCTCCCggcgccgggcgctgccgggcgCGCCACCGGCTGAAGGCGGCCGCGGCCCCAGCCCACACGGGGAGCGAGGGCCCGGCAACG AACATGACTTCAGCAGATAAGGAGTTTTCCGAAGGTAGCAACTTTTCGCCAAAGGCCAGCACCAGCAAGCTGCCAACAGATGCATCTCCTGACTCTAAATGCCCCATCTGCTTGGATAGATTTGACAATGTTGCATATCTAGATCGCTGCTTGCATAGGTTCTGTTTCCGCTGTGTCCAGGAGTGgtcaaaaaacaaagcagaatgcCCTCTCTGCAAGCaaccctttttttccattttccatacAATTCGTGCTGAAGATGACTTTAAGGAGTACATACTCAGTCCTTCAGAAAATAGCTCGTTTGCCAGCCCTGATGGCCGGAGATTTCGTTACCGTACCACCTTAACAGGGGAACGCCGCACTGGCAGTTCCCCTTCCCGAAGGACGCTGTCCCCTCCAGATAATGGGATATTGTTTGAAGGGTTGTCGAGCGAACCAGTGcggcagagagatggagagattCAGCAGATGATAAGGAGGCTGGCCTCAAGGAGGCAGGCTAGCGCAGAGGGCAGATCTCTGCGGCAGATTCAGGAGGAGGACATGATCAACTTCCGCAGAGCTCTGTACCGTACTGGTGTGCGTATTCGTAGTATTCAGGATGGTGGCCGCTATCGAGACATTTCAGCAGAGTTTTTCCGCTGCAACCCTGCTTGCCTTCACAGGCTGGTTCCTTGGCTGAAGCGAGAACTTACAGTCCTGTTTGGTGCCCATGGATCTTTGGTTAATATTGTGCAGCACATTATCATGAGTAACGTAACTAGGTATGATCTGGAAAGTCAGGCCTTTGCTGACGATTTAAAGCCGTTTTTGCTGAATCGGACTGAACACTTCTTACATGAATTCATCAGTTTTGCCCGTTGTCCTTTTAACTTGGAAGCATATGATCAACACGCCAATTATGACTGTCCTGCGCCATCATATGATGAAGGAAGCCACTCAGACTCGTCAATTATTACAATATCTCCAGATATGGCATATTCTCAAGGGCCAGATAACAGTTTGTCTGTGACTGGTCTTGGTCAGGCCCCCTGGGATGATGAAACTCCAGGGCCTTCCTATTCCATTTCAGAAGAGGTTCATGCAACCATAGCTTCTCCTCTGGAGACATCGGAAAGTTCTGATGAGGACTCTGCTGCAAAGAGTCGAAGAACCAAACTACAAACTCAGTTACAGGCTAATGCTGACTCAAATGACAGTGAGTCTTCCTCGGACAATTGTGTTATAGTTGGGTATGTTAAGCCGTTAGCTGAGAGGACACCAGAAGTGGTTGAGCTGTCCTCAGACTCTGAGGAGTCtgtcagggaagagaaaagggaagatgtGAAGAAACAGCAGCCCATCCAGTGTCACAGCTGGAGTGATAGTGAACCAAGCAGGAGTTTCTCGCCACGTTCCCCCGCATATAAGGAGGATGTAGGTAGTTGTAGAAGCTGTTTATCTCCTGCAGTTGAGAAGACAGAGTCAAAAGATGATGAGAAGAACAAATGTAAGGTAAAATACCTGTCTCCACAGAACTTgagctggagcccctctccagGGAGTGACACAGTATGCTCCCCTTGGAATCACAGATTGTCGAGAAAGGGAAAGTCCAGGAGCCCACAGTCCTATTCACGGAGCAGTCAAGGCAGTCATGGCCATCGGTCTAGGAAGGAGCATCGTAGCAAAAGCCATCTTAAAAGGAGACGATCAAGAAGCAGAGATAGTAGCAAGCATAGGagcaaaagaagcagcaggaggtcGAGGGCTTATGACACCAGAGTGTCTCTGAAAAGCCAGAGAGGCTCTCTAAGTCATGAGAGCACTCCATCCAGAGAAGTAAGCAGATCACGATCACGTAGCAAAGGCCATAGCAAACGGAGATCAAGAAGTAGAGACAGTGATCGTTATTATGTGAGAGACCATTATCAAAGTAGATACCAGTGGGGTTATGCTTTGTGTAGTCGAAAGGTGTTTGGAGATGGCTATGAATCCTCCAGCAGGAGGAGGACTCAGTCTAACGCTCTCTACCCAAGGCAACCTGCTAGTCCAGAATGCAGGATACGATCATTTATTGAAAGGACAGATCTGCATAGCCAGAGGGGAGTCCATGAGAGACACTATTACTGTTATGAAAGATGCAGGTCAAGGAGTCGATCAAGCAACAGGTCAAGGACTCCTTCTGGAGGAACTGACagaatgaaaagtgaaaagccTGGTGGAAAAAGGAAGTACAAAACTCGCCACTTGGAGAATGCATTCATGGAGAGCACAAGTCTAGAAAGACAAAATGACCCCAAGAAAACTTTCTCAAAATTCAGTGACTGCTACAAAAATGAAGATAGCCTTTCAGACAATCGAGCAAGCAGTGAGACAAAGcgtaagaaaaagaaaaaaaagacgaGGAGTCCAAGTGTGGAGATAGTCTATGAAGGAAAAGCGACAGACACATCAAggcatcttaaaaagaaaaagaaaaagcataagaAGAAGCACCGGAAACATCACATGAGTAACTTGGCATATTCTTCTCCAGTGGTGATTACAATTGATAGTGATAGTAGCAAGGAGCCAGAAAGTACCGAATGTGACAGCAGTGTTACTTGGACAGGCACAACTCAGATAAATGAGAGGGAAAAcgagtctccatcttcttttttgGGAAGGACAGGATGTGAAGATGTTTACAGAGTTGGTGAAGAAACCAGAGGAGCAGCCAAAAAGTACAGTATTCTTACCAGAAGGGGAGACTTAGATGGTGACATTAGAAACACTGATGTCAAACTTCGAGAAACAGCAGTGGATCAGAGTCTTACTACAGGGAATACCAGCAGTAACACCCCTCACACAGAAACTTTAACCAGCTACATTCAAGAAGCACCAGCAGCGCCTTCCAGGCAACTGCCTTCCCCCAGGATTTCCTTCCTAGAATGTCCAGAGAGACAACCATTGATACTAAGACTGCCAAAGAGACTTGTCAACAGATCCTCTTGGTTTgatttcccagaagaaaaaatgtag